In Halobaculum rubrum, the following are encoded in one genomic region:
- a CDS encoding MoaD/ThiS family protein, with amino-acid sequence MEVECRLFGPFREDAGVEAVVRETDAATVGDLLREVERSYPELGGRLVDESGETIAGSTVVTKAKKDVRHLDGVDTALDDGDVIRLVPSVYGG; translated from the coding sequence ATCGAAGTCGAGTGTCGGCTGTTCGGCCCCTTCCGCGAGGACGCCGGCGTCGAGGCGGTCGTCCGTGAGACGGACGCTGCCACCGTCGGCGACCTCCTCCGGGAGGTCGAGCGGAGCTACCCGGAACTCGGAGGACGGCTGGTCGACGAGAGTGGGGAGACGATCGCCGGATCGACGGTGGTGACGAAGGCGAAGAAGGACGTCCGCCACCTCGACGGCGTCGACACCGCGCTCGACGACGGCGACGTGATCCGGCTGGTTCCGTCGGTGTACGGCGGCTGA